In the genome of Candidatus Paceibacterota bacterium, one region contains:
- a CDS encoding recombinase family protein, whose protein sequence is MKAKAYSYIRFSTKDQIQGDSLRRQTEATAEWCKHNTVQLVENYSDLGISAFRGKNAEIGALSTFLKLASAGRIEKGSFLVVESLDRLSRNSIMDAFDLFRAIMKAGVRIVTLSDGHVYDQEKINNGNFTDLIISLTYLSRANEESRIKSQRIGAAWQNKRAQVANEKLTRLCVAWLRLADDRKSFELIPERVKIVRRIFELAAKGVGANAIATMLRKEKVKTFRGGFTWHVSYVRRILETRAAIGELTPTTRRNGVATKLEPIPNYYPAVISKELFATVAQLRKARPDLRGRSRRCNVFSKLIFDTKGNTVVYINKTGRNSKNRHEYLVSYGALVGRAEYVTWRYDDFKASFLAVCQRAALTKSPAPDRDGGELAVARLELADSEKQIGRLVDYLAKGASGSVETRLRELEDKKRELQRRIADLENEVAAKPTDVARIDWKDTEALRDNLRATVKRITMDAKARWFKAEFLDGRVYEFQEQGDKVRITTPDAPETWLPRKA, encoded by the coding sequence ATGAAAGCTAAAGCTTACTCATACATCCGGTTCAGCACTAAAGATCAAATACAGGGCGACTCTCTGCGCCGGCAGACCGAGGCAACGGCAGAATGGTGCAAGCACAACACCGTTCAACTGGTGGAGAATTACAGTGACCTGGGCATCTCCGCGTTCCGGGGCAAGAATGCCGAGATCGGGGCGCTCTCCACGTTCCTCAAGCTGGCCAGTGCCGGCAGAATTGAAAAGGGCAGCTTCCTGGTGGTCGAGTCCCTTGACCGGCTGAGCCGCAACTCCATTATGGACGCCTTCGACCTATTCAGGGCCATAATGAAAGCGGGGGTTAGGATCGTGACACTGAGCGACGGTCATGTATACGACCAAGAGAAGATCAATAACGGCAACTTCACGGACCTGATTATCTCGCTCACCTATCTGAGCAGGGCCAACGAAGAGAGCCGCATAAAGTCGCAACGGATTGGGGCCGCATGGCAAAACAAGAGGGCACAGGTCGCAAATGAGAAGCTCACTCGCCTTTGTGTTGCATGGTTGAGGCTGGCCGATGACCGGAAGAGCTTTGAGCTGATTCCTGAGCGGGTCAAGATTGTGCGGAGAATCTTTGAGCTGGCCGCAAAGGGTGTAGGGGCCAACGCCATTGCAACGATGCTGCGGAAGGAGAAGGTTAAGACTTTTCGCGGCGGGTTCACCTGGCACGTTTCCTATGTTCGCAGAATCTTAGAGACCCGCGCGGCCATTGGAGAGCTGACGCCGACTACCCGGCGCAACGGCGTGGCGACAAAGTTGGAGCCGATACCGAATTATTACCCCGCCGTCATCAGCAAGGAACTATTCGCAACGGTCGCACAGTTGCGGAAGGCGCGACCGGACCTGCGTGGCAGGTCGCGTCGCTGCAATGTGTTCTCCAAGCTCATATTCGATACTAAGGGCAACACCGTCGTCTATATCAACAAGACGGGGCGCAACTCCAAGAATCGGCATGAATACTTGGTAAGCTACGGGGCGCTTGTCGGCAGGGCTGAATATGTCACTTGGCGATACGACGATTTCAAAGCCTCGTTCCTGGCTGTCTGCCAGAGGGCCGCACTGACTAAGTCCCCCGCTCCCGATAGGGACGGCGGCGAGCTGGCGGTTGCCAGGCTTGAATTGGCCGATAGTGAAAAGCAGATTGGCAGGCTAGTAGACTACCTGGCAAAAGGCGCCTCCGGGTCGGTGGAAACGAGGTTGCGAGAGTTGGAGGACAAGAAACGGGAGCTACAGCGCCGCATTGCGGATTTGGAGAACGAGGTTGCCGCAAAGCCTACGGACGTGGCCCGGATTGACTGGAAGGATACTGAGGCTTTGAGGGACAACCTGAGGGCCACAGTCAAGCGCATCACAATGGACGCCAAGGCCCGCTGGTTCAAAGCGGAGTTCCTAGACGGGCGGGTCTATGAGTTCCAAGAGCAGGGGGACAAGGTCAGGATCACTACGCCAGACGCACCTGAGACTTGGCTGCCAAGGAAGGCTTAA
- a CDS encoding nucleoside monophosphate kinase, which translates to MTTKRDRKAWLTGGTIQCEPPPLAQHPPRRLVLLGAPGVGKGTQAELLCANLGTCHLSTGDIFRAAKALDPADRSPALTAALEYMRRGDLVPDETVLALVAERVGCLRCEGGFLLDGFPRTVAQAEALDQLLAGEKLKLDAVLSYELPLERVVSRLSGRRTCPNCKAVFHIEARPPKAAGICDHCGGKLYQREDDRPESIRVRMEAYERSTAPLADFYRRRNLLVSIPAEGSPEQIFKRTLDALKATA; encoded by the coding sequence ATGACTACGAAACGAGATAGAAAAGCCTGGCTTACAGGCGGAACAATTCAATGTGAACCGCCACCCTTAGCCCAGCACCCACCGCGCCGGTTGGTGTTGTTGGGAGCGCCGGGCGTTGGCAAAGGCACGCAGGCGGAGTTACTCTGCGCCAACCTGGGCACGTGCCACCTGTCCACAGGGGACATATTCCGCGCGGCGAAAGCTCTGGATCCCGCGGATCGAAGTCCGGCGCTGACCGCAGCGCTAGAGTATATGCGCCGAGGGGATCTGGTACCGGACGAAACGGTGCTGGCACTGGTGGCGGAGCGAGTGGGCTGCCTGCGGTGCGAGGGAGGCTTTTTGCTGGACGGCTTCCCCCGAACGGTCGCGCAGGCCGAGGCACTGGACCAATTGTTGGCAGGCGAGAAGCTCAAGCTTGACGCGGTGCTCAGCTACGAATTGCCGCTGGAGCGGGTAGTGTCGCGCCTGAGCGGACGGCGGACCTGCCCGAATTGCAAGGCGGTGTTCCACATCGAGGCGAGGCCACCGAAAGCGGCGGGAATCTGTGATCATTGCGGCGGCAAATTGTATCAGCGCGAAGACGACCGCCCGGAATCCATCCGGGTGCGCATGGAAGCGTATGAACGGAGCACGGCCCCGCTGGCAGACTTCTACCGTCGGAGAAACCTCCTCGTCTCAATCCCGGCTGAAGGCTCGCCTGAGCAGATCTTCAAACGTACACTCGATGCACTTAAAGCGACGGCATAG
- a CDS encoding family 16 glycosylhydrolase, whose amino-acid sequence MHLKRRHSLVIAGLIAIAEGCFTLQAQSSKDILPQPPAGKEWDLVWQDEFEGKELNEAKWNRLGDWKRRDGWWVQEDAYLNGKGSLVLRTRKNGERFTCGAVNTRGKFEHTFGLYVTRCKMPKQVGHWPAFWLMAPGVNAVGNAGRDGTEIDIMEAPWRDGRLTSNLHWDGYGKDHKHVGTNVCRPEVVKGWHTFRILLTI is encoded by the coding sequence ATGCACTTAAAGCGACGGCATAGCCTTGTCATCGCCGGGTTGATTGCAATCGCTGAGGGATGCTTCACTCTCCAGGCGCAGAGCAGCAAGGATATCCTGCCGCAGCCGCCAGCGGGCAAGGAGTGGGATCTCGTTTGGCAAGATGAGTTCGAGGGCAAGGAGCTGAATGAAGCCAAGTGGAATCGCCTGGGGGATTGGAAACGGCGAGACGGCTGGTGGGTGCAGGAGGATGCTTATCTAAACGGCAAAGGAAGCCTGGTGCTGCGAACGCGCAAGAACGGTGAACGCTTCACCTGTGGCGCGGTCAACACGCGGGGCAAGTTCGAGCACACGTTTGGTCTTTACGTCACCCGCTGCAAGATGCCCAAGCAGGTGGGACATTGGCCCGCTTTCTGGCTTATGGCGCCTGGCGTCAACGCAGTCGGCAACGCAGGCCGCGACGGCACTGAAATTGACATCATGGAAGCCCCTTGGCGGGATGGGAGGCTAACTTCCAACCTGCACTGGGACGGCTATGGCAAGGACCACAAGCATGTGGGAACGAACGTCTGCCGGCCAGAGGTTGTTAAGGGCTGGCATACTTTTAGAATATTGTTGACTATATAG